One Misgurnus anguillicaudatus chromosome 20, ASM2758022v2, whole genome shotgun sequence DNA segment encodes these proteins:
- the snapin gene encoding SNARE-associated protein Snapin: MAALAVVETPSGKDALAEGLLDLLKPAVQQLDLHVHSVRESQVELREHIDNLATELCRINEHQKVALDLDPYVKKLLNARRRVVLVNNILQNAQERLRRLNHNVAKETARRKTMLEASGAFTPRSPSKP, translated from the exons ATGGCAGCGTTAGCGGTTGTGGAGACTCCATCAGGAAAAGATGCTCTTGCTGAAGGTTTGCTGGATCTCTTGAAACCAGCCGTACAGCAGCTTGACTTACATGTGCATTCCGTCAG AGAAAGCCAAGTGGAACTTCGAGAACATATTGACAACTTGGCCACCG AATTGTGTAGGATTAATGAACACCAGAAGGTGGCGCTTGACTTAGACCCATATGTTAAAAAACTTCTAAATGCCAGGCGAAGAGTGGTGCTGGTCAACAatatacttcaaaatgcacag GAACGCTTGCGAAGGTTGAATCATAATGTTGCAAAAGAGACCGCACGCAGGAAGACCATGCTTGAGGCATCTGGAGCTTTTACCCCACGGTCTCCCAGTAAACCATGA
- the matcap2 gene encoding putative tyrosine carboxypeptidase MATCAP2, with amino-acid sequence MEKPVSPSQVRLDRVSSNVLKDLFNTSTLLQKETDREERRPKRAQIVSTATQSGGHRPTFEPLVTSGLGIGCRDARHTQSVFSCFSTSSTRQMNNIAVQGSIIHLSPCPKPKNSCPAASRGTKLPQLYRGCPAGRYGENSVKKLCILTAIKPSNVEKERARFFKSDFNYNPQFEYSNPVSAQVLARHGNASDRFLPQAVRIMESALQKYGSYEKFEQATGGNLLTKSRIWYHVKKYMEKEGCMGEIVVNLTDDLLSRASMTVVNGRPTLTINICAAREQWLEGMLRHEIGTHYFRGINNSHQPWSSSVGRKKHNLRPINPTEEGLASIHSVLFRKDPVLWRAALLYYTVHKASHMSFSQLFHDLGRFVHDPNTRWDYCVRAKRGQTDTAQPGCFSKDQVYLDGILKILRFRDKIDFHRLMALGKVSYEDVDRLKGLALMDRVRIPHFLQDRARYTEQLHKIMKVNQITDEELCTLI; translated from the exons ATGGAGAAACCTGTGAGCCCCAGTCAGGTGCGTCTGGATCGTGTGTCCTCTAATGTTTTGAAGGACCTGTTTAACACCAGCACGCTGCTTCAGAAAGAGACCGATAGGGAAGAGAGGCGTCCCAAAAGAGCGCAAATAGTTTCCACAGCAACACAGAGCGGTGGACACCGGCCAACCTTTGAACCACTCGTGACAAGTGGGCTTGGCATTGGTTGCAGAGATGCTAGGCACACTCAGTCAGTTTTTTCCTGTTTCTCCACCAGCAGTACCAGACAAATGAACAATATTGCTGTGCAGGGCAGCATCATCCACCTGTCCCCTTGCCCCAAGCCCAAGAACAGCTGCCCGGCCGCTTCCCGTGGCACAAAATTGCCCCAGCTGTACAGAGGATGCCCTGCTGGTCGTTATGGGGAGAACTCAGTCAAGAAGTTGTGCATACTTACCGCTATAAAGCCGTCTAATGTGGAGAAAGAGCGGGCCAGGTTTTTTAAATCAGACTTTAACTACAATCCTCAGTTTGAATACAGTAACCCCGTCTCAGCACAAGTTCTGGCAAGGCATGGCAACGCTTCAGACCGCTTCCTCCCACAG GCTGTGCGGATCATGGAGTCGGCTTTGCAGAAATACGGATCATATGAGAAGTTTGAGCAAGCTACAGGAGGAAACCTCCTCACCAAGAGCCGCATCTGGTACCATGTCAAAAAGTACATGGAAAAGGAAGGATGTATGGGAGAG ATTGTGGTTAATCTTACCGATGATCTGCTGTCCAGAGCATCAATGACTGTAGTGAATGGCAGGCCTACACTTACCATTAACATCTGTGCTGCCAGAGAGCAGTGGCTAGAGGGAATGCTGAGACATGAGATCG GTACACATTACTTCAGAGGCATCAACAACAGTCACCAGCCATGGAGCAGCAGCGTGGGCAGGAAAAAGCACAACCTGCGACCCATCAACCCCACTGAAGAGGGGCTGGCCAGCATTCACAGCGTGCTCTTCCGCAAGGACCCAGTCCTGTGGCGGGCCGCACTGCTCTACTACACCGTACACAAAGCCAGCCATATGTCCTTCTCACAGCTGTTTCACGACCTGGGCCGATTCGTCCACGACCCAAACACGAGGTGGGACTACTGCGTCAGAGCCAAAcgcggacagacagacacagcaCAGCCAG GTTGTTTCAGTAAGGACCAGGTTTATCTAGATGGTATTCTGAAGATCCTCAGATTCAGAGACAAGATTGACTTCCATCGTCTTATGGCTCTAGGAAAG GTATCGTATGAGGATGTGGATCGTCTCAAGGGTTTGGCTCTGATGGACCGTGTACGCATTCCTCACTTTCTTCAAGACAGAGCACGCTACACAGAACAGCTCCACAAAATCATGAAGGTCAACCAGATAACCGACGAAGAGCTATGCACACTTATTTGA
- the chtopa gene encoding chromatin target of PRMT1a: protein MSAPSSQKVVLKSTTKVSLNERFTNMLKNKQPTVSSIRATMQQQHTASARNRRLAQQMENRPSVQAALQHKQSLKQRLGKSNIQARLGRPIGPLMRGGAGGRGFIGGLRGAGRGLRGRGRGGAMRGTLSLRGPGQMRGRGGPGRMGLRRGMRQRGGAMGRGAMMGRGAARGAPGGRGRGGLRGRGGFAGRGRGRGRGRGAGRPVVTREQLDNQLDAYMSKTKGHLDAELDAYMAQADPESME, encoded by the exons ATGAGTGCCCCTTCTTCTCAAAAAGTCGTGCTGAAAAGCACCACCAAGGTGTCCCTGAATGAGCG CTTCACAAACATGCTGAAGAACAAGCAGCCGACCGTGAGTAGCATCAGGGCCACCATGCAACAGCAGCACACGGCCAGCGCCCGGAATCGTCGCCTCGCCCAACAGATGGAGAACAGGCCCTCTGTGCAGGCTGCCCTGCAACATAAACAG AGCCTAAAGCAGCGACTCGGGAAAAGCAACATCCAGGCCAGGTTGGGTCGACCCATTGGCCCGCTGATGCGAGGAGGCGCTGGAGGGCGGGGATTTATCGGAGGATTGCGCGGAGCTGGACGAGGATTGCGTGGAAGAGGTAGAGGTGGTGCCATGAGAGGAACGCTCTCTCTCAGAG gtCCCGGTCAGATGCGAGGGAGGGGTGGTCCCGGTCGTATGGGTCTTCGTCGTGGCATGCGTCAGCGTGGAGGAGCCATGGGACGAGGAGCTATGATGGGCCGAGGAGCAGCACGTGGAGCACCTGGAGGAAGAG GCCGTGGGGGTCTGAGAGGTCGTGGAGGGTTTGCTGGAAGGGGTCGTGGACGCGGCAGAGGCCGAGGAGCAGGTCGTCCAGTCGTCACACGCGAACAGTTGGACAACCAGCTTGACGCTTACATGTCTAAAACCAAGGGCCATTTGGATGCAGAGCTGGATGCATATATGGCACAGGCAGATCCTGAGAGCATGGAGTAA